The Neodiprion virginianus isolate iyNeoVirg1 chromosome 5, iyNeoVirg1.1, whole genome shotgun sequence genome contains a region encoding:
- the LOC124304842 gene encoding uncharacterized protein LOC124304842, with the protein MGRRVVAHLHEAASERLINVFAVLREDAIVRLIRYDRLLILYGNKLCRKYKKQHDGDMIRANLRMLGRLLSALKEINKNIIEFATIYDPKYYDDVISAINIVSLFNEKTNTYTHPSTAYSLGSLVKQIGNLLITDCIKRHDAIQKANTEDFLKLAFDDIGVSVNKTVVESQTQQKRRKKTELPSVQDIKKLLAYVDKKRKSAYQILETKFTYDAWLDLAQTTLTSVQVFNRRRAGEIERVFIEDFESFEGINEDHLEKLSADSQVLARKYVRFVIRGKLNRTVPVLLSSDLLACIQMMLKYRNKAEVPSENRYVFGIPGFEKNRYKYLRACYLLRKFAQESGADFPAKLTGTKLRKHIATNCINLNLSENEVNDVANFMGHADKIHREHYRQPIVSREILRMSKVLELAQGCVEDAEECTDDEEEDSDNNLLDDHRKIQKEINTKQQPIQTYDASCEIDDISNNLDADSLSEVENNLAAKYKRKATSKTSPYGAVKSKPRWTQEENEVAHKLFGKHILSATYPSLRTIRNLCTNYPSLAKRSPSVIKTWISNKIKKNKLEQ; encoded by the exons ATGGGGCGCAGGGTTGTCGCACATCTCCACGAAGCAGCATCAGAGCGTTTGATAAATGTATTTGCTGTTTTGCGAGAAGATGCAATTGTACGACTCATTAGATACGATAGATTACTTATACTTTATGGCAACAAATTGTGCCGTAAATACAAAAAGCAGCACGACGGCGACATGATTAGGGCTAATCTTCGAATGTTGGGACGGCTTTTATCTGCATTAAAAGAAATTAACAAGAATATAATCGAATTTGCCACTATATACGACCCCAAGTACTATGACGACGTCATTTCagcaataaatattgttaGTCTATTCAATGAAAAGACAAACACGTACACTCATCCATCAACAGCTTATAGTTTGGGATCACTCGTGAAGCAGATTGGAAATTTGCTAATTACAGATTGCATAAAGCGTCATGACGCTATACAGAAAGCGAATACGGAAGATTTTCTCAAGCTAGCTTTCGACGACATCGGCGTAAGTGTGAACAAAACTGTTGTGGAATCACAAACTCAACAAAAACGGCGCAAGAAAACTGAGCTCCCATCTGTCCAAGACATCAAAAAATTACTTGCATACGTGGACAAGAAGAGAAAATCGGCTTACCAAATCCTTGAAACTAAGTTTACGTATGATGCGTGGTTGGATTTAGCGCAAACTACCCTCACATCAGTCCAAGTCTTTAACCGTCGCCGAGCTGGTGAGATTGAACGAGTTTTCATCGAAGACTTCGAAAGTTTTGAAGGTATCAATGAAGACCACCTTGAAAAGCTATCAGCTGACTCTCAGGTACTAGCAAGGAAATATGTGCGCTTTGTCATCCGAGGGAAACTCAACCGAACTGTCCCTGTTCTGCTATCTTCGGATTTACTGGCATGCATTCAGATGATGTTGAAGTATCGGAATAAAGCCGAAGTACCCTCAGAAAATCGTTATGTATTTGGTATCCCAGGCTTCGAAAAAAACAGATATAAGTATCTACGGGCTTGTTATTTACTCCGAAAGTTTGCACAAGAATCAGGTGCTGATTTTCCAGCAAAATTAACCGGAACAAAATTGAGAAAACATATTGCCACGAACTGCATAAATCTGAATTTGTCCGAGAATGAAGTGAATGACGTTGCCAACTTCATGGGACATGCAGACAAAATTCACAGAGAACATTACCGTCAGCCTATTGTAAGTCGTGAAATTTTGCGCATGTCAAAAGTCCTAGAACTGGCACAAGGGTGTGTTGAAGATGCCGAAGAATGCACTGACGATGAGGAAGAGGACAGCGATAATAATCTACTGGATGATCACAGGAAAATCCAAAAGG AGATCAACACCAAACAACAACCCATCCAAACCTACGACGCTTCTTGTGAAATAGATGACATTTCTAACAATCTTGACGCAGATTCATTATCTgaagtagaaaataatttagcAGCAAAATACAAGAGGAAGGCAACTTCCAAGA CATCACCATATGGTGCAGTTAAAAGCAAGCCCCGATGGACTCAGGAAGAGAATGAAGTTGCCCACaaattatttggaaaacaCATACTATCTGCGACTTATCCATCACTGAGAACTATCCGAAATCTCTGCACTAATTATCCGAGTTTGGCAAAACGATCTCCATCGGTCATTAAAACCTggatttcgaataaaataaagaaaaataagttgGAACAGTAA